The region GATATGAAGCGCGCGCCCATAGGCGGCGAGCACGCTTTCGTGCATCGATTCCGAAATGGTCGGATGCGGGAAGACAGTGTGCATCAACTCCGCCTCGGTCGTTTCCAGCGTCTTGCCGACCGTGAATCCCTGGATCATTTCCGTGACTTCCGCGCCGATCATATGCGCGCCAAGAAGCTCGCCGGTCCTGGCGTCGAACACCGTCTTGGTGAAGCCCTCCGCCTCGCCCAGGGCGATCGCCTTGCCATTGCCGATGAAGGGGAACATGCCGACCTTCACCTCATAGCCCGCCTCCTTCGCCTTGGCTTCGGTCAGGCCGACGCTGGCGATCTGCGGGTGGCAATATGTGCAGCCCGGAATGTTGCGCGGGTCCATGGCATGGGGATGGACATCCTTGTTGCCCAACGCCTGCGCGATGGATTCCGCGACGATGACGCCCTCGTGGCTCGCCTTATGGGCCAGCCAGGGCGGCGCGGTGACATCGCCGATCGCCCACATGCCATCGACATTGGTGCGGCCATAAGCGTCGGTCTTGATATGATAGCGCTGATCCGGCTCTATCCCGACATCTTCCAGGCCGATATTCTCGACATTGGGGGCGATGCCAATGGCGACTATGACATGGCTGTATTCGGCCGTGACATCCTTGCCGTCCTTGCCCTTGATCGTCGCGGTGACGCCCTTGTCGCCCGTTTCGATCTTTTCGATTTTGGCGCCGGTCATGACGGTCATGCCCTGCTTCTTGACCGCTTTTTCGAGGAAGGCGGACACATCGGCATCTTCGACCGGGACGATCCGGTCCATCATCTCCACCACGGTGACGTCCGCGCCCATGTCGTTGTAGAAGCTGGCGAACTCAATGCCGATCGCGCCTGAACCGATGACCAGCAGCTTGGTCGGCATTTCCGGCGGCGTCATGGCGTGGCGGTAGGTCCAAACCCGCTTGCCGTCGGCCTTGAGCTTCGGCAGGTCGCGGGCACGGGCGCCGGTCGCGATGATGATGTGCTTCGCAGTCAACTCTTCGGTCTTGCCGTCCTTGGTGACCGTGAGCTTGCCCTTCGCAACGAGCTTGCCGTCGCCCATGTGGACGGTGATCTTGTTCTTCTTCATCAGGTGCGTGACGCCCTGATTGAGCTGCTTGGCAACACCGCGCGAACGCTTCACCACCGCGTCGATATCGGCGCTGATCTTCTCGGCGGCCAGGCCATAATCGGCGGCATGCTGCATATAATGATAGATTTCCGCCGAGCGCAGCAGCGCCTTGGTGGGGATGCAGCCCCAGTTGAGGCAGATGCCTCCAAGATTTTCCCGCTCCACGATCGCGGTCTTGAGGCCCAGCTGGGCGGCACGGATGGCGGCAACATAGCCACCGGGGCCGGAACCCAGAACAATGACATCATAATTCTCAGCCATGGTCAGTCTCTCTTGTCATTTCGGCCGCGATCGGCGGCACGGAGCGGGGCTGGCGATCTTCACCGATCGCCACGAAGGTAAATGTCGCTTGCGTCACGCGATAGGAGCGGTCGTCATGGC is a window of Sphingobium sp. MI1205 DNA encoding:
- the lpdA gene encoding dihydrolipoyl dehydrogenase, translating into MAENYDVIVLGSGPGGYVAAIRAAQLGLKTAIVERENLGGICLNWGCIPTKALLRSAEIYHYMQHAADYGLAAEKISADIDAVVKRSRGVAKQLNQGVTHLMKKNKITVHMGDGKLVAKGKLTVTKDGKTEELTAKHIIIATGARARDLPKLKADGKRVWTYRHAMTPPEMPTKLLVIGSGAIGIEFASFYNDMGADVTVVEMMDRIVPVEDADVSAFLEKAVKKQGMTVMTGAKIEKIETGDKGVTATIKGKDGKDVTAEYSHVIVAIGIAPNVENIGLEDVGIEPDQRYHIKTDAYGRTNVDGMWAIGDVTAPPWLAHKASHEGVIVAESIAQALGNKDVHPHAMDPRNIPGCTYCHPQIASVGLTEAKAKEAGYEVKVGMFPFIGNGKAIALGEAEGFTKTVFDARTGELLGAHMIGAEVTEMIQGFTVGKTLETTEAELMHTVFPHPTISESMHESVLAAYGRALHI